Proteins from a genomic interval of Paenibacillus sp. FSL R5-0623:
- a CDS encoding ABC transporter permease, which translates to MNSYIVKRVLVLLPVLLGMTLIVFSIIHAIPGDPAETILGQKATEQSKQALRDQLGLDKPWFQQYFAYLGDLLKGDLGTSIRTKVPIAQEIVPYLTATLELTMASMLFAVIIGVNAGIVSAWKHNSWFDYCCMVIALVGVSMPIFWLGLMEQWLFANKLQWLPSIGRMNARDPVEAITGLYVLDTMIAGQWNQLWTVTKHLILPSVALGTIPMAVIARMTRSSMLEVMSSDYIRTAKAKGLGPFFVVYGHALKNAFIPVLTVIGIQTGSLLGGAVLTETIFAWPGVGRYIYEAISSRDYPVIQSGILIVAFFFVVINLIVDLLYAVFDPRISYK; encoded by the coding sequence TTGAACAGCTATATTGTCAAACGTGTGCTTGTGTTGCTGCCCGTACTGCTGGGCATGACCCTGATCGTCTTTTCCATCATCCACGCGATTCCGGGTGACCCGGCCGAGACCATACTTGGGCAAAAGGCAACCGAACAATCCAAGCAGGCCCTTCGTGACCAGCTCGGTCTGGATAAACCTTGGTTTCAGCAATATTTCGCCTACTTGGGCGATTTGCTCAAAGGAGACCTGGGAACGTCCATCCGCACCAAGGTGCCTATTGCCCAGGAAATTGTGCCTTATCTGACAGCAACCCTTGAATTAACGATGGCCAGTATGTTGTTTGCTGTCATTATTGGGGTGAATGCCGGGATTGTCAGTGCATGGAAGCACAACTCTTGGTTTGATTATTGCTGTATGGTCATTGCTTTGGTGGGTGTATCGATGCCAATCTTCTGGCTCGGTCTGATGGAACAATGGTTGTTCGCGAACAAGTTGCAGTGGTTGCCATCCATTGGACGCATGAATGCACGAGATCCGGTGGAAGCCATTACGGGCTTGTATGTGCTGGATACGATGATCGCTGGACAATGGAATCAGTTGTGGACCGTAACGAAACATTTGATTCTGCCAAGTGTTGCACTGGGCACGATCCCGATGGCTGTTATTGCCCGGATGACCCGTTCCAGCATGCTGGAAGTGATGAGTTCCGATTACATTCGTACAGCGAAGGCGAAGGGACTGGGGCCGTTTTTTGTTGTATATGGACATGCACTCAAAAATGCGTTTATTCCCGTGCTCACGGTTATCGGCATCCAGACCGGATCGCTACTCGGGGGTGCGGTGTTGACCGAAACGATCTTTGCTTGGCCGGGCGTGGGACGTTATATATATGAAGCGATTAGTTCGCGGGACTATCCCGTGATCCAGAGTGGTATTCTGATCGTGGCATTTTTTTTCGTGGTGATCAACTTGATTGTAGATCTGCTCTATGCCGTGTTTGATCCGCGCATTAGTTATAAATAG